CGCCTCCGGGTGGCTGCACGGCGACGGTCGCCACGCTCGACCAGTGGAACACCGGCTTCACCGTGCAGATCAGGGTCAAGGCGGACTCGGCGGTCAGCGGCTGGTCGGTGTCGGTGGCGCTCCCGTCCGGCGTGACCGTCGTGAACGCCTGGAACGCCGACCGCAGCGGCAACACCGGCACGGTCTCCTTCGCCAACGTCGCCTACAACGGCAACATCCCGGCGGGCGGCACGACGGAGTTCGGCTTCCAGGGCGACGGCACGGCCGGCACCCTCTCCCCCACCTGCTCGGCCCGGTGAGCACGCGTTGAACACCCGCTGAGCACACTCGCGGCCCCGGTGACCGGTCCCCCCGGTCACCGGGGCCGCTCGGCGTTCGAGGACCACCTCAAGGCATCGAAGCGTTTCACCGCATTCGACGTCGAACGGTTCGACAACATCCCGCGTCCCTCGGAAGGCTGTTGCGCTCCCACCATCCCACCTCTACGGTGCTCAATCGAAGCGCTTCGACAGTCAGCCCGCGGGAGGAACCAGCCGATGCCCCAGCGACTCATCGCAGCCGTCGTCGCGGCCCTCCTCGTGGGCGTGGCGGGGTGCGGCGGCTCGGACGAAGCCGCCGACAACACCTTCAAGCTCTGGCACTTCGAAGGCCCGGACAGCGCGATGGGCACGGCGTGGGCCGAGGCGATCAAGCAGTTCGAGGCCTCCCACCCCGGCGTCAAGGTGGCGTTCGAGGAGAAGGGCTTCGAGCAGATCCAGAAGACCGGCTCCCTCGCGGTCAACTCCAAGGACGCGCCGGACCTGCTGGAGTACCCCAAGGGCAACGCCACCGCCGGACTGCTGTCCAAGCAGGGCCTGCTCACCGACCTGTCCGACGAGGTCGCCCAGCGCGGCTGGGACAAGAAGCTCGGGCCCGGCGTGGACACCACCGCCCGCTACGACGAGCGCGGCGTGATGGGTTCGGGCCAGTGGTTCGGCATCCCCAACTACGCCGAGTACATCACGGTCTACTACAACAAGGACATGTTCGACCGGCAGGGCCTGGCCCTGCCCACCACGCTGGACCAGTTGACCGCCGCGATGGACCGGTTCGTCGCCGCCGGCATCACCCCGCTGGCCACGGCCGGCCAGGAGTACCCGGCGCAGCAGGTGCTCTACCAGCTCGCGCTGACCAAGGCCGACCGCGGTTGGGTGGACCGCTACCAGCGCTACACCGGCGATGTCGACTTCCACGACACCGCGTGGACCTACGGTGCCACGACCTTCGCCGACTGGGTGCGCAAGGGCTACCTGTCCCGCGACAGCGCCGGGCTCAAGGCCGAGGACATGGGGTTGGCGTTCATGCAGGGCAAGAACCCGATCATGGTCAGCGGCACGTGGTGGTACGGCCGGTTGCGCGCGCAGGTCAAGGACTTCCAGTGGGTGTCGGCGCGGTGGCCGGGCATGACCGCCGGGTCCAGCGGCAACATGTGGGTGGTGCCCAAGGCCGCCAAGCACAAGCAGTACGCGCTGGACTTCATCGACATCACCCTGTCCCCGGCGGTGCAGGACAAGCTGCGGGACGCGGGCGGCGTGGCCGTCGCGCCCGGCGCGGCCCCGGCCGCCGACCCGGCGATCAGGCAGCTCAACGACGACTACCGGGCGTTGCGCGACGCCGACCAGCTCGCCTTCTACCCGGACTGGCCCGTGCCCGGCTACTACGACGTGCAGGTCCAGGCGGTGCAGAAGCTGATCACCGGTGACGCGGACCCGCGGCAGGTGCTCGACGAGCTGGCCGGGCCGTACCGGGAGCACGTCGCGAGCATCGGCAAATGAGGGCGGTCCGCGAGCGCGGGTCCTACCTGCTCTACCTGGCCCCCGGCGCGCTGCTGGTGCTCGCCGTGGTCCTGGTGCCGTTCGGGATGAACGTCGGCATCAGCTTCACGGAGTGGTCGGGGGTCGGCGAGCCGGAGTGGACCGGCCTGGACAACTACGGCCGGCTGCTGTCGGACGGGACGTTCTGGGCGTCCTTCCGGCACAACCTCGCCCTGGTGGTGGCGATGGCGGTCCTGCCGACCCTGGCCGGGCTCGTCGTCGCCGCGACGCTGGTCGACTACATCGGCAAGCACTTCGGCGCGCGCCAGGCGGCCGTGCTGCGGGCGTGCGTGTACCTGCCGCAGGTGCTGCCGATCGCGGTGGCCGGGATCGTGTGGAGCTGGATCCTGGCCCCGAAGGACGGCGCGCTCAACGCGGCCCTGCGCGCGCTCGGGCTCGAAGCGTTGGCGCGCAACTGGCTGGGTGACCCGGACCTGGCGCTGTGGAGCCTGATGGGCGTGCTGCTGTGGATGCAGCTGGGCTACCCGGTGGTGATCTTCATGGCCGGGATGAGCCGCCTGGACCCGGCGCTGCACGAGGCCGCGGAGCTGGACGGGGCGTCGTGGTGGGGCCGGTTCCGCCACGTCACCGTGCCGGGGTTGCGGCCGGAGATCTTCGTGGTGCTGTTGACGTGCACGATCGCCGCGTTGAAGGTGTTCGCGCCGATCTACGTGCTGACCCGGGGCGGTCCGGCCGGCGCGACGAACGTGCCCGCGTACTACTCGTTCCAGAACTTCTTCGAGCGCACGCGGGTCGGGTACGGCGCGGCGATCGCCACCGTGCTCACGGTGCTGGTGCTGGTCCTCACGGCGGTGTTCCTGCGCGTGCAGCAGCGGGGTGAGCGCTGATGCGGCGGCACGCGGTGCTGTGGTCGATGGTCGTGCTCGCGGTGGCGATGCTCGTGCCGTTCGTGATCGTGGTGCTCAACGCGGTCAAGACGCCCGCGGAGTACGCCACCGGCGGGCCGCTCGAGCTGCCCGAAGGGGTGTCGCTGGACGGCGTGATCGCGTTCTGGGACCGCGTCGACTTCGGCGAGAAACTGCTCAACAGCGCCATCATCAGCGGGTCGGTGGCGGTGCTCGCGGTCGTGGTGTCGGTGTGCAACGCCTACGCGCTGGGCATCGGGCGCGTGCGCGGCCGGACGTGGGTGCTGGTCGTGTTCCTCACCGCCAACACCCTCCCGCAGGAAGCGCTGGTCTACCCGCTGTACTACCTGGCCGACGCGATCGGGCTGTACGACACCAAGCTCGCGGTGATCATCGTGTTCACCGCGATCCAGTCCGCGTTCGGCACCTACCTGCTCACCTCGACGCTCAGCGGGTTCCCCCGGGAACTGCTGGACGCGGCGCGCATCGACGGCGCGTCGAAGTGGCAGGCGCTGGTGCGGGTCGTGGTGCCGATCAGCAAGCCCACCCTGGGTGTGCTGTTCGTGTTCTTCTTCATCTGGACCTGGAACGAGTTCTTCCTGCCGCTGGTGCTGCTGATCTCCAACGAGAACCAGACGGTGCCCGTGGCGCTGGGCGTGCTCCAGGGCCAGCGGCTGATGGACGCGACCATGACCAGCGCCTCGGCGCTGCTCGGGGTCGTCCCCGCCATCGCCTTCTTCCTCCTCTTCCAACGCGCGTTGACCCGCGGTATCACGGCAGGAGCGGTCAAGTGAAGTTCAGCGACGGGTACTGGCTGCTGCGGCCCGGGGTGGAGGCGACCCACCCGCTCTCGGTGCACGACGTCACGCCGGGCGACGGGGACGTCGTCGTGCACGCGGCGACACGTCCGATCCGGCACCGCGGCGACATGCTCAAGGGTCCCATGCTCACCCTGGGCCTGACCTCGCCGATGGCGGACGTGGTCGGTGTCGAGATCACGCACTTCTCCGGCGGGCGGCCGTTGGAGCCCTCCTTCGCCCTGTCCGCCGACGCCGGGCACGAGGCCAAGGTGGTGGAGGACGACGCCGGCGTGGTGCTGACCGCGGGCGCGTTGTCGGTCCGGGTGCACAAGGGCGAGCAGTGGCAGGTGGACTTCACCGCCGAGGGGCGGACGCTGACGACCAGCGGGTTCAAGGGCATGGGTTTCATGACCCTCGACGGCGCCCACTACGTGCGCGAGCAGCTGGTGCTGGGCGTCGGCCACACCGTCTACGGGCTGGGCGAGCGGTTCGGGCCGCTGGTGAAGAACGGCCAGACCGTGGACATCTGGAACGCCGATGGCGGCACCAGCAGCGAGCAGGCCTACAAGAACGTCCCGTTCTTCCTGACCAACGCCGGGTACGGGATCTTCGTCGACCACCCCGGGAACGTGTCGTTCGAGGTGGGCTCGGAGGCGGTGTCCAAGGTCGGGTTCAGCGTCGAGGGCCACTCCCTGCGCTACTTCCTGATCTACGGGCCGACCCCGCGCGAGATCCTGCGCAAGTACACCGCGCTGACCGGACGGCCCGCGCTGCCGCCGGCGTGGTCGTTCGGGCTGTGGCTGTCCACGTCGTTCACCACCGACTACGACGAGAAGACGGTCAACGGGTTCATCGACGGGATGGTCGAGCGGGACCTGCCGCTGAGCGTGTTCCACTTCGACTGCTTCTGGATGCGCGACTTCCACTGGTGCGACTTCGAGTGGGACCCGCGCACGTTCCCCGACCCGGAGGGGATGCTGGCGCGGCTGCACGAGCGGGGCCTGCGGGTCTCGGTGTGGATCAACCCCTACATCGCGCAGCGCTCACCGCTGTTCGCCGAGGGCATGGCCAACGGGTACCTGCTGCGCCGGCCCAACGGGGACGTGTGGCAGTGGGACCTGTGGCAGCCCGGCATGGCGCTGGTCGACTTCACCAACCCGGCGGCCCGCGAGTGGTTCGCGGGGAAGCTGGAAGCGTTGCTGGACCAGGGCGTGGACTGCTTCAAGACCGACTTCGGCGAGCGCGTGCCCACCGACGTGGTCTACCACGACGGCTCCGACCCCGAGCGGATGCACAACTACTACACCTACCTCTACAACAAGACCGTCTTCGACCTGCTGCGGCGGCGGCGCGGCGAGTCCGAGGCCGTGGTGTTCGCCCGCTCGGCCACCGCGGGCGGTCAGCAGTTCCCGGTGCACTGGGGCGGTGACTGCGAGGCGACCTACGAGTCGATGGCCGAGAGCCTGCGCGGCGGGTTGTCGCTGGGCCTGTCCGGGTTCGGGTACTGGAGCCACGACATCGGCGGCTTCGAGGGGACGCCGTCGGCGGCGCTGTTCAAGCGGTGGATCGCGTTCGGCCTGCTGTCCTCGCACAGCCGGTTGCACGGCAGCCACTCCTACCGCGTGCCGTGGCTGTTCGACGAGGAGTCGGTGGACGTGCTGCGGCGGTTCGTCAAGCTCAAGCTGAGCCTGATGCCGTACCTGGACCGGGCGGCGCGGCAGGCGTCGGCGGAGGGCGTGCCGATGATGCGGGCGATGGTGCTGGAGTTCCCCGACGACCCGGGCTGCGCGCACCTGGAACGCCAGTACATGCTCGGCGACAGCTTGCTGGTGGCGCCGGTGTTCTCGGACGAGGGTGACGTGTCGTACTACGTCCCTTCGGGCGCTTGGACCCACTTGCTGACCGGCGAGGTCGTCCAGGGTCCTCTGTGGACTCGCGACCGGTGCGACTTCCTCACCGCGCCCGTTCTGGTGCGGCCGAACACCGTCCTGCCGGTGGGGGCGGTGGACGACCGGCCGGAGTACGACTACGCGGAGGGCGTGACGCTGCGGGCGTACCAGCTCGCTGAGGGCGAGCACGTGACCGTGGTCGGCGGTTCGACGTTCCGGACCGTGCGGCGGGGCGACGAGATCCGGGTGACGGCCGAGTCCGCGCCGTCGCGGTGGCGGGTCCTGGTGGTCGGGGCGGAGTCGGTGTCGGCGGTGGAGGGCGGCGAGGTCGTGCCCGACGCCGGCGGCGTGCTCGTCGAGGCGGCCGGCGACGCGGTGGTCCTCACGGTTGGAGGGGGAACACCCGGTCCAGGCCGATGAGCCGGATCATGCGCAGCGTCCGGTCGGGGACGGCGGACAGGGTGATCTCGGCCTGGGCGGCGGTGGCGTGGTTGCGGGCGGCCAGGAGGGCGGTCAGGCCGCTGGAGTCGCAGAACGCCAGGCCGGCCAGGTCGAGCACCAGGCGTTGACCCGGCCGCAGCGGCAGGGCGGTGACGGTCGTGCGCAACTGGTCGGCGGTCGCGTGGTCGAGGTCGCCGGCGACGCCGACCACGGGGCCGGTCGGGGTGTCGGCGGTGGTGATCGTCAGGCGGGTCATCGGGGGACGCCCACGGCGAGCAGGGCGGTGTCGTCGTCCAGGCCGGCGCCGAAGCCGTGCAGCAGGTCCTTCAGGGCCTCGACCAGGCCCCGGGGCGAGGTGCCCGCGTGGTCGGCGGCGAAGGCGTGCAGGGCTTCCTCCCCGTAGCGGTCGCGGTCCGGGCCGGTGCGCGCCTCGGTGAGGCCGTCGGTGTAGAGCAGGAGCGTGTCACCCGGGCCGAGGGTGGTGGCGGCGGGCGCGAACACCGCGGCGGGCAGGACGCCGACCAGGGTTCCGCCGGGGGTCGGCAGCTCCTCGCAGCCGCCGGCGCGCAGCACCAGCGCGGGCGGGTGGCCGCCGGAGGCCAGGTGGACGGCGCAGCGGCCGTCGCCGGGCTCGAGGATGCCCACGACGGCGGTGCAGAACCGCGGGTCACCGGGGCTGTAGTGCTCCAGCAGCACGGTGTTCAAGGTGGTCAGCATGGCCACCGGGTCGGCGTCGTGCAGGACGGCGGCGCGCAGGGTGTAGCGGACCAGCGAGGTGACGGCGGCGGCCTGCGGGCCCTTGCCGCACACGTCGCCGAGGAAGAAACCCCAGCGCCCGCCGCCCACGGGGAACAGGTCGTAGAAGTCGCCGCCGACCTGGTCGGGCGAGGCGGTGTGGTAGTGGGCGGCGGCCTCCAGCCCGGGTACGGCGGG
This DNA window, taken from Saccharothrix variisporea, encodes the following:
- a CDS encoding carbohydrate ABC transporter permease, yielding MRAVRERGSYLLYLAPGALLVLAVVLVPFGMNVGISFTEWSGVGEPEWTGLDNYGRLLSDGTFWASFRHNLALVVAMAVLPTLAGLVVAATLVDYIGKHFGARQAAVLRACVYLPQVLPIAVAGIVWSWILAPKDGALNAALRALGLEALARNWLGDPDLALWSLMGVLLWMQLGYPVVIFMAGMSRLDPALHEAAELDGASWWGRFRHVTVPGLRPEIFVVLLTCTIAALKVFAPIYVLTRGGPAGATNVPAYYSFQNFFERTRVGYGAAIATVLTVLVLVLTAVFLRVQQRGER
- a CDS encoding STAS domain-containing protein is translated as MTRLTITTADTPTGPVVGVAGDLDHATADQLRTTVTALPLRPGQRLVLDLAGLAFCDSSGLTALLAARNHATAAQAEITLSAVPDRTLRMIRLIGLDRVFPLQP
- a CDS encoding ABC transporter substrate-binding protein, translating into MPQRLIAAVVAALLVGVAGCGGSDEAADNTFKLWHFEGPDSAMGTAWAEAIKQFEASHPGVKVAFEEKGFEQIQKTGSLAVNSKDAPDLLEYPKGNATAGLLSKQGLLTDLSDEVAQRGWDKKLGPGVDTTARYDERGVMGSGQWFGIPNYAEYITVYYNKDMFDRQGLALPTTLDQLTAAMDRFVAAGITPLATAGQEYPAQQVLYQLALTKADRGWVDRYQRYTGDVDFHDTAWTYGATTFADWVRKGYLSRDSAGLKAEDMGLAFMQGKNPIMVSGTWWYGRLRAQVKDFQWVSARWPGMTAGSSGNMWVVPKAAKHKQYALDFIDITLSPAVQDKLRDAGGVAVAPGAAPAADPAIRQLNDDYRALRDADQLAFYPDWPVPGYYDVQVQAVQKLITGDADPRQVLDELAGPYREHVASIGK
- a CDS encoding carbohydrate ABC transporter permease — translated: MRRHAVLWSMVVLAVAMLVPFVIVVLNAVKTPAEYATGGPLELPEGVSLDGVIAFWDRVDFGEKLLNSAIISGSVAVLAVVVSVCNAYALGIGRVRGRTWVLVVFLTANTLPQEALVYPLYYLADAIGLYDTKLAVIIVFTAIQSAFGTYLLTSTLSGFPRELLDAARIDGASKWQALVRVVVPISKPTLGVLFVFFFIWTWNEFFLPLVLLISNENQTVPVALGVLQGQRLMDATMTSASALLGVVPAIAFFLLFQRALTRGITAGAVK
- the yicI gene encoding alpha-xylosidase, with translation MKFSDGYWLLRPGVEATHPLSVHDVTPGDGDVVVHAATRPIRHRGDMLKGPMLTLGLTSPMADVVGVEITHFSGGRPLEPSFALSADAGHEAKVVEDDAGVVLTAGALSVRVHKGEQWQVDFTAEGRTLTTSGFKGMGFMTLDGAHYVREQLVLGVGHTVYGLGERFGPLVKNGQTVDIWNADGGTSSEQAYKNVPFFLTNAGYGIFVDHPGNVSFEVGSEAVSKVGFSVEGHSLRYFLIYGPTPREILRKYTALTGRPALPPAWSFGLWLSTSFTTDYDEKTVNGFIDGMVERDLPLSVFHFDCFWMRDFHWCDFEWDPRTFPDPEGMLARLHERGLRVSVWINPYIAQRSPLFAEGMANGYLLRRPNGDVWQWDLWQPGMALVDFTNPAAREWFAGKLEALLDQGVDCFKTDFGERVPTDVVYHDGSDPERMHNYYTYLYNKTVFDLLRRRRGESEAVVFARSATAGGQQFPVHWGGDCEATYESMAESLRGGLSLGLSGFGYWSHDIGGFEGTPSAALFKRWIAFGLLSSHSRLHGSHSYRVPWLFDEESVDVLRRFVKLKLSLMPYLDRAARQASAEGVPMMRAMVLEFPDDPGCAHLERQYMLGDSLLVAPVFSDEGDVSYYVPSGAWTHLLTGEVVQGPLWTRDRCDFLTAPVLVRPNTVLPVGAVDDRPEYDYAEGVTLRAYQLAEGEHVTVVGGSTFRTVRRGDEIRVTAESAPSRWRVLVVGAESVSAVEGGEVVPDAGGVLVEAAGDAVVLTVGGGTPGPGR
- a CDS encoding SpoIIE family protein phosphatase, whose translation is MLEDSAEELYETAPCGYLSTLMDGTIAKVNTTLLDWLGRTREEVVDRMRFADLLTVGGKLYHETHFAPLLRMQGRLGGIALELKTADGGRLPVLVSSTVKHGATGEPLLIRTTVFDARDRRAYEQELLRRRQEAEQAQADAERARAEAEQARAQAERARVVAEEARSQAERARAEAEADRTRLQEALAVLQRSLLPAALPAVPGLEAAAHYHTASPDQVGGDFYDLFPVGGGRWGFFLGDVCGKGPQAAAVTSLVRYTLRAAVLHDADPVAMLTTLNTVLLEHYSPGDPRFCTAVVGILEPGDGRCAVHLASGGHPPALVLRAGGCEELPTPGGTLVGVLPAAVFAPAATTLGPGDTLLLYTDGLTEARTGPDRDRYGEEALHAFAADHAGTSPRGLVEALKDLLHGFGAGLDDDTALLAVGVPR